A part of Carettochelys insculpta isolate YL-2023 chromosome 1, ASM3395843v1, whole genome shotgun sequence genomic DNA contains:
- the LOC142001187 gene encoding tubulin alpha-1C chain-like isoform X1 has protein sequence MRECLSIHIGQAGVQMGNACWELYCLEHGIQQDGTIPSNTAAKQMVPETEPVDSSFETFFCETASGKHVPRAVFIDLEPTVIDEIRIGDYRALFHPEQLISGKEDAANNYARGHYTIGKEIIDTVLGRVRKMADQCSGLQGFLVFHSFGGGTGSGFTSLLMERLSVEYSKKSKLEFSVYPAPQVSTAVVEPYNSILTTHTTLEHSDCSFMVDNEAIYDICNRNLDIERPTYTNLNRLIGQIVSSVTASLRFNGALNVDLIEFQTNLVPYPRIHFPLTTYAPIVSAEKAYHEQLSVPEITNACFEFSNQMVKCDPRRGKYMACCLLYRGDVVPKDVNAAIAAIKTRRSIQFVDWCPTGFKVGINYQPPTVVPGGDLAKVQRAVCMLSNTTAIAEAWARLDHKFDLMYAKRAFVHWYVGEGMEEGEFSEAREDMAALEKDYEEVGRDSAEGDEAEEDEF, from the exons ATG AGGGAGTGCCTGTCTATCCATATTGGCCAGGCCGGGGTGCAGATGGGCAATGCCTGCTGGGAGCTGTATTGCCTGGAACATGGAATCCAGCAGGATGGGACCATTCCTAGCAACACAGCAGCTAAACAGATGGTGCCGGAGACCGAGCCAGTGGATTCTTCTTTTGAGACCTTCTTCTGCGAGACGGCATCGGGCAAGCACGTGCCCCGAGCGGTCTTCATAGACCTGGAACCCACGGTCATCG ATGAGATCCGAATTGGGGACTACCGGGCCCTCTTCCACCCCGAGCAGCTCATCAGTGGCAAAGAAGATGCTGCCAACAACTACGCACGGGGCCACTACACCATCGGGAAGGAGATCATTGATACCGTATTGGGCAGAGTCCGTAAAATG GCTGACCAGTGCAGTGGCCTTCAAGGGTTCCTGGTCTTCCACAGCTTCGGAGGAGGCACAGGCTCTGGATTCACGTCCCTCTTGATGGAGCGTCTCTCGGTAGAGTACAGCAAGAAGTCCAAGCTGGAGTTCTCGGTGTACCCTGCCCCGCAGGTCTCCACTGCAGTGGTGGAACCCTACAATTCCATCCTGACCACCCACACCACGCTGGAGCACTCGGACTGCTCGTTCATGGTGGACAACGAGGCCATTTACGACATCTGCAACCGGAACCTCGATATCGAGCGTCCCACTTACACCAACCTGAACAGGCTGATAGGCCAGATAGTGTCGTCCGTTACAGCTTCGCTGAGGTTTAATGGCGCCCTAAACGTGGATCTGATAGAATTCCAGACTAACTTGGTGCCCTATCCCCGCATTCACTTCCCCCTCACGACCTACGCGCCCATAGTCTCGGCAGAGAAAGCCTACCACGAGCAGCTCTCGGTGCCTGAGATCACCAACGCGTGCTTTGAGTTCTCCAACCAGATGGTGAAATGCGACCCTCGCCGAGGCAAGTACATGGCCTGCTGCCTGCTGTACCGGGGGGATGTGGTGCCCAAGGATGTGAATGCAGCCATAGCTGCCATCAAAACCAGGAGGTCCATCCAGTTTGTGGACTGGTGCCCCACTGGGTTTAAGGTGGGCATCAACTACCAGCCCCCCACCGTGGTGCCGGGCGGTGACCTGGCTAAAGTGCAGCGGGCCGTCTGTATGCTGAGCAACACCACGGCAATCGCGGAAGCCTGGGCCCGGCTGGACCACAAGTTTGACCTAATGTACGCGAAACGGGCCTTTGTGCACTGGTACGtcggggaggggatggaggagggggagtTCTCTGAGGCCAGGGAGGACATGGCTGCTCTGGAGAAGGACTACGAGGAGGTTGGCAGGGACTCTGCTGAGGGGGATGAGGCAGAGGAGGATGAGTTTTAA
- the LOC142001187 gene encoding tubulin alpha-1A chain-like isoform X2: protein MGNACWELYCLEHGIQQDGTIPSNTAAKQMVPETEPVDSSFETFFCETASGKHVPRAVFIDLEPTVIDEIRIGDYRALFHPEQLISGKEDAANNYARGHYTIGKEIIDTVLGRVRKMADQCSGLQGFLVFHSFGGGTGSGFTSLLMERLSVEYSKKSKLEFSVYPAPQVSTAVVEPYNSILTTHTTLEHSDCSFMVDNEAIYDICNRNLDIERPTYTNLNRLIGQIVSSVTASLRFNGALNVDLIEFQTNLVPYPRIHFPLTTYAPIVSAEKAYHEQLSVPEITNACFEFSNQMVKCDPRRGKYMACCLLYRGDVVPKDVNAAIAAIKTRRSIQFVDWCPTGFKVGINYQPPTVVPGGDLAKVQRAVCMLSNTTAIAEAWARLDHKFDLMYAKRAFVHWYVGEGMEEGEFSEAREDMAALEKDYEEVGRDSAEGDEAEEDEF from the exons ATGGGCAATGCCTGCTGGGAGCTGTATTGCCTGGAACATGGAATCCAGCAGGATGGGACCATTCCTAGCAACACAGCAGCTAAACAGATGGTGCCGGAGACCGAGCCAGTGGATTCTTCTTTTGAGACCTTCTTCTGCGAGACGGCATCGGGCAAGCACGTGCCCCGAGCGGTCTTCATAGACCTGGAACCCACGGTCATCG ATGAGATCCGAATTGGGGACTACCGGGCCCTCTTCCACCCCGAGCAGCTCATCAGTGGCAAAGAAGATGCTGCCAACAACTACGCACGGGGCCACTACACCATCGGGAAGGAGATCATTGATACCGTATTGGGCAGAGTCCGTAAAATG GCTGACCAGTGCAGTGGCCTTCAAGGGTTCCTGGTCTTCCACAGCTTCGGAGGAGGCACAGGCTCTGGATTCACGTCCCTCTTGATGGAGCGTCTCTCGGTAGAGTACAGCAAGAAGTCCAAGCTGGAGTTCTCGGTGTACCCTGCCCCGCAGGTCTCCACTGCAGTGGTGGAACCCTACAATTCCATCCTGACCACCCACACCACGCTGGAGCACTCGGACTGCTCGTTCATGGTGGACAACGAGGCCATTTACGACATCTGCAACCGGAACCTCGATATCGAGCGTCCCACTTACACCAACCTGAACAGGCTGATAGGCCAGATAGTGTCGTCCGTTACAGCTTCGCTGAGGTTTAATGGCGCCCTAAACGTGGATCTGATAGAATTCCAGACTAACTTGGTGCCCTATCCCCGCATTCACTTCCCCCTCACGACCTACGCGCCCATAGTCTCGGCAGAGAAAGCCTACCACGAGCAGCTCTCGGTGCCTGAGATCACCAACGCGTGCTTTGAGTTCTCCAACCAGATGGTGAAATGCGACCCTCGCCGAGGCAAGTACATGGCCTGCTGCCTGCTGTACCGGGGGGATGTGGTGCCCAAGGATGTGAATGCAGCCATAGCTGCCATCAAAACCAGGAGGTCCATCCAGTTTGTGGACTGGTGCCCCACTGGGTTTAAGGTGGGCATCAACTACCAGCCCCCCACCGTGGTGCCGGGCGGTGACCTGGCTAAAGTGCAGCGGGCCGTCTGTATGCTGAGCAACACCACGGCAATCGCGGAAGCCTGGGCCCGGCTGGACCACAAGTTTGACCTAATGTACGCGAAACGGGCCTTTGTGCACTGGTACGtcggggaggggatggaggagggggagtTCTCTGAGGCCAGGGAGGACATGGCTGCTCTGGAGAAGGACTACGAGGAGGTTGGCAGGGACTCTGCTGAGGGGGATGAGGCAGAGGAGGATGAGTTTTAA
- the LOC142020136 gene encoding tubulin alpha-1C chain-like, which translates to MQRECISVHIGQAGVQIGNACWELYCLEHGIQPNGMVCLESSSGQADASFGTFFSETGSGKHVPRALFVDLEPTVIDEIRTGTYRSLFHPEQLISGKEDAANNYARGHYTIGKEIIDPVLDRTRKMADQCSGLQGFLVFHSFGGGTGSGFTSLLMERLSVEFGKKSKLEFSVYPAPQVSTAVVEPYNSILTTHTTLEHSDCSFMVDNEAIYDICNRNLSIERPTYTNLNRLIAQIVSSITASLRFDGALNVDLTEFQTNLVPYPRIHFPLTTYAPIVSAEKAYHEQLSVPEITNACFEFSNQMVKCDPRRGKYMACCLLYRGDVVPKDVNAAIAAIKTRRSIQFVDWCPTGFKVGINYQPPTVVPGGDLAKVQRAVCMLSNTTAIAEAWARLDHKFDLMYAKRAFVHWYVGEGMEEGEFSEAREDMAALEKDYEEVGRDSAEGDDTEEGEDYFNTSSRN; encoded by the exons ATGCAGCGGGAGTGTATCTCAGTCCATATCGGCCAAGCGGGTGTGCAGATAGGCAATGCCTGCTGGGAACTCTACTGCCTGGAGCACGGCATCCAACCCAACGGCATGGTCTGCCTGGAGAGCTCCTCAGGCCAAGCGGACGCCTCCTTTGGGACCTTCTTCAGCGAGACAGGCTCGGGGAAGCATGTGCCCAGAGCGTTGTTCGTGGACCTGGAACCCACCGTCATCG ATGAGATTCGCACTGGGACCTACCGCTCGCTGTTCCACCCCGAGCAGCTGATCAGCGGCAAGGAGGACGCAGCCAATAACTACGCCCGTGGTCACTACACCATTGGGAAGGAGATCATCGACCCTGTGCTTGACAGGACTCGAAAAATG GCTGACCAGTGCAGTGGCCTTCAAGGGTTCCTGGTCTTCCACAGCTTCGGAGGAGGCACAGGCTCTGGATTCACATCCCTCTTGATGGAGCGTCTCTCAGTGGAGTTTGGGAAGAAGTCCAAGCTGGAGTTCTCAGTGTACCCTGCCCCACAGGTCTCCACTGCAGTGGTGGAACCCTACAATTCCATCCTGACCACCCACACCACGCTGGAGCACTCGGACTGCTCGTTCATGGTGGACAATGAGGCCATTTACGACATCTGCAACCGGAACCTCAGTATCGAGCGTCCCACTTACACCAACCTGAACAGGCTGATAGCCCAGATAGTGTCGTCCATCACGGCTTCCCTGAGGTTTGATGGTGCCCTGAACGTGGATCTCACTGAGTTCCAGACTAACTTGGTGCCCTATCCCCGCATTCACTTCCCCCTCACGACCTATGCGCCCATAGTCTCGGCAGAGAAAGCCTACCACGAGCAGCTCTCAGTGCCTGAGATCACCAACGCGTGCTTTGAGTTCTCCAACCAGATGGTGAAATGCGACCCTCGCCGAGGCAAGTACATGGCCTGCTGCCTGCTGTACCGGGGGGATGTGGTGCCCAAGGATGTGAATGCAGCCATAGCTGCCATCAAAACCAGGAGGTCCATCCAGTTTGTGGACTGGTGCCCCACTGGGTTTAAGGTGGGCATCAACTACCAGCCCCCGACCGTGGTGCCGGGCGGTGACCTGGCTAAAGTGCAGCGGGCCGTCTGTATGCTGAGCAACACCACGGCAATCGCGGAAGCCTGGGCCCGGCTGGACCACAAGTTTGACCTGATGTATGCGAAACGGGCCTTTGTGCACTGGTACGtcggggaggggatggaggagggggagtTCTCTGAGGCCAGGGAGGACATGGCTGCTCTGGAGAAGGACTACGAGGAGGTTGGCAGGGACTCTGCTGAGGGAGATGACACAGAGGAGGGAGAAGATTATTTCAACACGAGCTCTAGAAATTAG